From a region of the Helicobacter hepaticus ATCC 51449 genome:
- a CDS encoding AAA family ATPase yields the protein MVKRILIHNSPAFSDLELYVQKGFNVFSGASGSGKSVFMESLLAIFGIKESNADLIEANIEIDLPTFDWLEYGIPNDNENEIVLSILKKDKTRYFINHASSSKKKLYEIVSGFAKHISTKGADELKPANILKILDLFITRENPTHKEILNQFQTDYQALCQAHKKLSDIQAQEANIANLKEFAAFEIAKIESINPKEGEYEELITLKKMLSKQEKIKEQIYKVRQALELSRGFEEFLGLVDKSCPNLIEGLNEFEAIVQAQEERLEDLAEINPEEILDKIAALSELNRRFGGIKEALAYLEEQKQKLQEYENLSFDKQHLQKRVDELSLECKKNAQLLHTNRERFVPQFNALFQELCAELRLNQSNIKIENVKMNESGESLCEIKLGNSSVDVLSSGEYNRLRLAIMCIDTQLEPRSGILVLDEIDANLSGEESEGVAKILKTLSQSYQIFAISHQTHMPSLADNHYLVQKQGEKSIVTKLDEEGRVQEIARIISGAKITAQALEFARAHLKT from the coding sequence ATGGTTAAGAGAATCTTAATCCATAATTCCCCCGCTTTTAGTGATTTAGAGCTATATGTGCAAAAAGGCTTTAATGTTTTTAGTGGTGCGAGTGGCAGTGGTAAGTCAGTATTTATGGAATCTCTGCTTGCAATTTTTGGGATTAAAGAAAGCAATGCCGACCTCATTGAAGCAAACATTGAGATTGATTTGCCCACATTTGATTGGCTAGAATATGGCATTCCAAATGATAATGAAAATGAAATCGTTCTTAGCATTCTCAAAAAAGATAAAACACGTTATTTCATCAACCACGCATCAAGTTCCAAAAAAAAACTCTATGAAATAGTATCAGGCTTCGCAAAGCATATCAGCACAAAAGGTGCAGATGAACTCAAACCTGCAAATATTCTTAAGATTCTTGATTTATTTATCACGCGTGAAAATCCTACACACAAGGAGATTCTCAATCAGTTTCAAACAGATTATCAAGCATTATGCCAAGCCCACAAAAAATTAAGTGATATACAAGCTCAAGAGGCAAATATTGCTAATTTAAAAGAGTTTGCAGCATTTGAAATTGCCAAAATAGAATCTATAAATCCAAAAGAGGGCGAATATGAAGAGCTCATTACCCTTAAAAAAATGCTCTCCAAGCAAGAAAAAATCAAAGAGCAAATATATAAGGTGCGTCAAGCACTTGAACTCTCACGCGGTTTTGAAGAATTTTTGGGGCTTGTGGATAAAAGCTGCCCCAATCTTATTGAAGGCTTAAATGAATTTGAAGCGATTGTCCAAGCCCAAGAAGAGCGTTTGGAGGACTTAGCAGAGATTAATCCTGAAGAAATATTAGATAAAATTGCCGCACTCTCCGAGCTTAACCGCCGATTTGGTGGCATTAAAGAAGCACTAGCATACCTTGAAGAACAAAAGCAAAAACTCCAAGAATATGAAAATCTAAGCTTTGATAAACAGCATTTGCAAAAGCGTGTAGATGAACTTTCCCTAGAATGCAAAAAAAATGCCCAACTGCTTCATACAAACCGCGAACGCTTTGTGCCGCAATTTAATGCTTTGTTTCAAGAATTATGCGCAGAGCTTAGGTTAAACCAAAGCAACATAAAAATAGAAAATGTGAAAATGAATGAAAGTGGGGAAAGCTTATGCGAAATAAAACTTGGCAATAGCAGTGTAGATGTGCTCTCCTCTGGGGAATATAATCGCTTACGACTTGCGATAATGTGCATTGATACACAACTTGAACCGCGCAGTGGGATTTTAGTGCTTGATGAAATTGATGCGAATCTAAGCGGGGAGGAAAGTGAGGGTGTAGCAAAGATTCTTAAAACGCTCTCCCAAAGCTATCAAATCTTTGCTATTTCTCATCAAACGCATATGCCCTCTTTGGCAGATAATCATTATCTTGTGCAAAAACAAGGAGAAAAAAGCATAGTTACAAAGCTTGATGAAGAGGGCAGAGTGCAAGAAATTGCGCGCATTATTAGTGGAGCAAAAATTACTGCACAAGCACTTGAGTTTGCAAGAGCACATTTAAAAACTTAG
- a CDS encoding NAD(+)/NADH kinase, giving the protein MKSHNAPITKVGVILRPSSPELKTTFLQIKEELNNAGIEVILESISGGMIELLGRDFHQLATQCDALFSLGGDGTLISMLRRAFEYELPCMGINTGRLGFLTALMPQNLHTFTSHLKSGDYTLQKHLVLQARIYSTLNTAYENNLDNKNQTPTQTLIAINEFLISKHELSGMVHIDASIDRKYFNTYRCDGLIIGTPAGSTAYNISAGGSVIYPYCRNILLTPIAPHSLTQRPLVLSDEFMLEFYAKERAKLIIDGQEMIDIMPSDRVQIQALPQSAMLMYPPTRDYFSVLKEKFKWGEEH; this is encoded by the coding sequence ATGAAATCTCATAATGCCCCTATTACAAAAGTTGGCGTTATCTTGCGCCCTTCAAGCCCGGAGCTAAAAACGACTTTTTTGCAAATAAAAGAAGAGCTTAATAATGCTGGCATTGAAGTGATATTAGAAAGCATTAGTGGGGGTATGATTGAACTCTTAGGAAGAGATTTTCATCAGCTTGCTACACAATGTGATGCACTTTTTAGCCTTGGTGGCGATGGGACACTTATTTCTATGCTTCGCCGCGCATTTGAATATGAACTACCTTGTATGGGGATTAATACAGGACGATTAGGCTTTCTTACGGCACTTATGCCTCAAAATCTACATACCTTTACTTCTCATCTTAAAAGTGGGGATTACACTCTGCAAAAACATCTCGTGCTTCAAGCGCGTATATATTCTACCTTAAATACCGCATACGAAAACAATTTAGACAATAAAAACCAAACTCCTACTCAAACGCTTATTGCCATCAATGAGTTTCTTATCTCCAAACACGAATTAAGCGGTATGGTGCATATTGATGCAAGTATTGATAGAAAATATTTTAATACTTATAGATGTGATGGGCTTATCATCGGCACGCCTGCTGGCTCTACCGCATATAATATTAGTGCAGGTGGTTCAGTTATTTATCCTTATTGTCGCAACATTTTGCTTACCCCCATTGCACCACATTCGCTCACGCAGCGCCCATTAGTCTTAAGTGATGAATTTATGCTAGAATTTTATGCCAAAGAAAGAGCAAAACTTATCATTGATGGGCAAGAAATGATTGATATTATGCCCTCTGATAGAGTGCAAATTCAAGCTCTGCCCCAAAGTGCTATGCTGATGTATCCCCCTACACGAGATTATTTCAGCGTTTTAAAAGAAAAATTTAAATGGGGTGAGGAGCATTAA
- the yedE gene encoding selenium metabolism membrane protein YedE/FdhT, translated as MFEDFKQRFLVKFWSPMPAIIALGVMAAYYFGLTGTYWAVTGEFTRWGGHIMNLLGVDTSTWGYFKILGLQGTPLDRVDGVMIIGMFTGAFAAAAMANNVKFRLPQSNIRIAQALIGGIIAGFGARIGMGCNLASFFTGIPQFSLHAWFFTIMTLVGVWLGTKVVLLSLFRSHTKLEKVSAQKDIGNSKENQSRAKLLFALGVLVLVGIGVWVAYLMAYGNIPEGKKIPILALAVVFGVGFGFIISRAQICFTSAFRDLFITGRGYMARAVIVGMMVSTIGVFSYIMLGLPPKIMWAAPNAVIGGLLFGFGIVIAGGCECGWMYRAVEGQVHYWIVGVGNVIGSTLLAATWDYYSVPLATSFPKINLLESFGNYGGLVVSYVLLFAFLAFVLFLERRYFAKNKRFERA; from the coding sequence ATGTTTGAGGATTTCAAGCAAAGATTCCTAGTCAAATTTTGGTCGCCTATGCCCGCGATTATCGCACTTGGCGTAATGGCTGCTTATTATTTTGGTTTGACTGGGACTTATTGGGCTGTTACAGGTGAATTTACGCGTTGGGGCGGACATATTATGAATCTTTTGGGTGTGGATACAAGCACTTGGGGTTATTTTAAGATTCTAGGTTTGCAAGGAACACCGCTAGATAGGGTAGATGGCGTGATGATTATTGGAATGTTTACAGGGGCGTTTGCCGCTGCGGCAATGGCAAATAATGTCAAGTTTCGTTTGCCTCAAAGCAATATTAGAATCGCTCAAGCCCTTATCGGTGGGATTATTGCAGGATTTGGTGCGAGGATTGGTATGGGTTGTAATTTGGCGAGTTTCTTTACGGGGATTCCACAATTTAGCTTGCACGCGTGGTTTTTTACGATTATGACGCTTGTTGGTGTGTGGCTAGGCACAAAGGTTGTTTTACTCTCACTTTTTCGCTCTCATACAAAGCTAGAGAAAGTCAGTGCGCAAAAAGACATTGGAAATAGCAAAGAAAATCAGAGTAGGGCAAAACTCCTTTTTGCACTTGGTGTTTTGGTATTAGTTGGAATTGGCGTTTGGGTAGCGTATCTAATGGCGTATGGCAATATTCCAGAGGGTAAGAAGATTCCGATTTTAGCACTTGCAGTTGTATTTGGTGTGGGATTTGGCTTTATCATCTCACGTGCGCAGATTTGCTTTACTTCTGCCTTTAGGGATTTATTTATCACAGGGCGTGGATATATGGCAAGAGCGGTGATTGTTGGAATGATGGTTTCAACTATTGGCGTTTTTAGTTACATTATGCTTGGACTTCCGCCTAAAATTATGTGGGCTGCGCCAAATGCAGTGATTGGCGGATTGCTCTTTGGCTTTGGTATTGTGATTGCAGGAGGGTGTGAATGTGGCTGGATGTATCGCGCGGTTGAGGGGCAGGTGCATTATTGGATTGTAGGTGTTGGTAATGTCATTGGCTCTACGCTTTTGGCAGCGACTTGGGATTATTATTCTGTGCCGCTTGCGACAAGCTTCCCTAAAATCAATCTTTTAGAATCCTTTGGTAATTATGGCGGCTTGGTGGTAAGCTATGTGCTGCTTTTTGCATTCCTTGCCTTTGTGCTGTTTCTTGAGCGGCGATATTTTGCCAAAAATAAACGATTTGAACGCGCATAA
- the yedF gene encoding sulfurtransferase-like selenium metabolism protein YedF, translating to MQQEIIPNFRLDLQGEPCPYPAVRTLEVLPELKSGEILEVLSDCPQSINNIPIDAKNHGYEVLGVEQLGATIRYLIKKP from the coding sequence ATGCAACAAGAAATTATCCCAAATTTTAGATTAGACTTGCAAGGTGAGCCTTGCCCTTATCCTGCGGTAAGAACTCTGGAGGTTTTGCCTGAGCTTAAAAGTGGCGAGATTTTGGAAGTGCTAAGTGATTGCCCACAAAGCATTAATAATATCCCCATTGATGCGAAAAATCACGGCTATGAAGTGTTAGGAGTAGAGCAGCTAGGAGCCACGATAAGGTATCTTATCAAGAAGCCTTAA
- a CDS encoding BspA family leucine-rich repeat surface protein — protein sequence MSDDIFKSVYYDGIYGGQNKSAEAEESEVMYIAIDDKGIFHPKDKYELYHLLTSENIDFKNIDTSNITNMSFLYALECELDYGDFFSFWGCMRDKNAPSFQPSDFSHFDVSNVTNMSYMFAGVTWEFDGLNEWDTSKVESMEGMFANASAFNAPLDKWNVSNVKNMQFMFTGAISFNQPLNAWNVSNVKNMSEMFWNAESFNQPLNQWNVENVVNMTYIFKNASTFNQDLNMWKVSRMLEMEYNCDCLAEETFKGTPLESHLPNWVYKLTEKEQAKLESIPKKGIIYYPQDKEELILLLRQPIRIALDHIDTSAITDMAGLFSEYVYYRHSGCQIQKWNVSNVKTMRAMFKDVKSLNCDLSGWDISNVEDMSEMFENTSMSFSLEQWGEQLKSNVKQEAMFKNTPLESNLPQWYRKK from the coding sequence TTGTCAGATGATATTTTTAAGTCTGTATATTATGATGGTATTTATGGAGGACAAAATAAATCCGCAGAAGCTGAAGAATCCGAAGTAATGTATATAGCTATTGACGACAAGGGTATCTTTCACCCAAAGGATAAATATGAGCTCTATCACCTTCTCACCTCTGAAAATATTGATTTTAAAAATATTGACACAAGCAACATTACAAATATGAGCTTTTTGTATGCCTTAGAATGCGAGCTTGATTATGGTGATTTCTTCTCCTTTTGGGGGTGTATGCGAGATAAAAATGCACCAAGTTTCCAGCCTAGTGATTTTTCACATTTTGATGTCAGCAATGTTACCAATATGTCATATATGTTTGCAGGAGTAACTTGGGAGTTTGATGGACTTAATGAATGGGATACCTCTAAGGTAGAAAGTATGGAGGGTATGTTTGCGAATGCGAGCGCATTCAATGCACCTTTGGATAAATGGAATGTAAGTAATGTTAAAAATATGCAATTTATGTTTACAGGAGCAATAAGTTTTAATCAACCATTAAATGCGTGGAATGTCAGCAATGTAAAAAATATGAGCGAAATGTTTTGGAATGCAGAGAGTTTTAATCAACCTCTTAACCAATGGAATGTGGAAAATGTTGTAAATATGACATACATATTTAAAAATGCCTCTACCTTTAATCAAGACTTAAATATGTGGAAAGTCTCGCGTATGCTTGAAATGGAATATAATTGTGATTGTCTTGCGGAAGAAACTTTTAAGGGCACACCTTTAGAATCTCATTTGCCAAATTGGGTTTACAAGCTGACAGAGAAAGAACAAGCAAAGCTTGAAAGCATACCCAAGAAAGGAATTATATATTACCCACAAGATAAAGAGGAGCTTATTTTATTGTTGAGACAACCCATACGAATAGCTCTTGATCATATTGATACGAGTGCTATTACAGATATGGCAGGATTATTTTCTGAATATGTCTATTATCGTCATTCTGGTTGCCAAATACAAAAGTGGAATGTGAGTAATGTTAAAACAATGAGGGCTATGTTTAAAGATGTAAAATCATTGAATTGCGATTTGAGTGGGTGGGATATTTCTAATGTAGAGGATATGAGTGAGATGTTTGAAAACACTTCAATGTCTTTTTCGCTTGAACAATGGGGAGAGCAGCTAAAGAGCAATGTAAAACAAGAGGCGATGTTTAAAAATACACCTTTAGAATCTAATCTACCACAATGGTATAGAAAAAAGTAA
- a CDS encoding outer membrane beta-barrel protein, which yields MKTIKKYKYIISSTLALALASSTLVAEESSGFVGVGVGYGGSQLKAGSEKQNLSGISYEVIAGYKQFFTPSFGLRYYINFAYADASGKVKGTSEKIKGNVMDYGVNVDALYNFITGGNTDFGAFLGLGLGANSWGGRDFKDSKIDKTGLNLALNVGLRTEIAKAHGIEIAARVPFIATTLDESEPKVTASHTYNVGVRYIFSF from the coding sequence ATGAAAACAATCAAAAAATATAAATATATAATAAGTTCTACTCTTGCCCTTGCTTTGGCTAGTTCTACACTTGTAGCTGAAGAGAGTAGTGGATTTGTAGGTGTTGGTGTAGGCTATGGTGGTTCTCAATTAAAAGCTGGTAGCGAAAAGCAAAACTTAAGTGGCATAAGCTATGAAGTGATTGCTGGTTATAAGCAATTCTTTACTCCTAGTTTTGGATTGCGTTATTACATAAACTTCGCTTATGCAGATGCAAGTGGAAAAGTAAAAGGCACAAGTGAGAAAATCAAAGGGAATGTAATGGATTATGGAGTAAATGTTGATGCACTTTATAATTTTATTACAGGTGGCAATACAGATTTTGGTGCATTTTTAGGACTTGGACTTGGTGCTAACTCTTGGGGTGGCAGAGATTTCAAAGATAGTAAAATAGATAAAACAGGTTTAAATCTCGCACTCAATGTTGGTTTGCGCACAGAGATTGCTAAAGCACACGGCATAGAAATAGCAGCTCGTGTGCCTTTTATTGCTACGACATTAGATGAAAGTGAACCAAAAGTAACAGCCTCACATACTTATAATGTTGGTGTGAGATATATCTTTAGTTTCTAG
- a CDS encoding J domain-containing protein, which produces MNVTLLQKYIQITVEEESDFLHKALAYAEKYFSKSYRLSSTILILDDGERFKKDYLVNWAYHAFGQDEKHQKLHHFLDSLQSDLPYLGEKAQKPALDAIDSMQKPIEEPLQDLKYLLDFTYLPIRIKIVKKNSLIQRVKIALRLLNTRRVMLKMDQANSVARRYIANIFEDYYVGCDRDEIYLDSTKPYFWESIINLISFKVIHNIILDFDYDSFKNRGGLGKFENSFLTEEERILRNCYMTLECHYQDDFEFVKKNYLKLAKEYHPDNVFGQDEQIVESYNDRFRKIQEAYERIKSYTKAS; this is translated from the coding sequence ATGAATGTAACACTCTTGCAAAAATATATTCAAATCACTGTTGAGGAAGAGAGTGATTTTCTTCACAAAGCCCTTGCCTATGCAGAAAAATATTTCTCTAAAAGTTATCGCCTCTCAAGCACGATTCTTATCCTTGATGATGGCGAGAGATTCAAAAAAGATTATCTTGTGAATTGGGCATATCACGCTTTTGGGCAAGATGAAAAACATCAAAAATTGCATCATTTTCTAGATTCTTTGCAAAGTGATTTGCCTTATTTAGGAGAGAAGGCTCAAAAACCAGCTTTAGACGCGATAGATTCTATGCAGAAGCCTATTGAAGAGCCATTGCAAGATTTAAAATATTTGCTTGATTTTACTTATCTGCCTATTCGCATTAAAATTGTGAAAAAAAATTCGCTTATCCAACGCGTGAAAATTGCTTTACGACTCTTAAATACGCGCCGCGTAATGCTAAAAATGGACCAAGCTAATAGTGTAGCTCGGCGATATATTGCAAATATTTTTGAGGATTATTATGTGGGGTGTGATAGAGATGAGATTTATCTAGATAGCACAAAGCCTTACTTTTGGGAAAGTATCATTAATCTCATTAGCTTTAAAGTTATTCACAATATCATTTTAGACTTTGATTATGATAGCTTTAAAAATCGGGGTGGTTTGGGTAAATTTGAAAATTCGTTTCTTACCGAAGAAGAACGCATATTGCGAAACTGCTATATGACATTAGAATGCCATTATCAAGATGATTTTGAATTTGTGAAAAAAAACTACCTTAAACTTGCTAAAGAATATCACCCCGATAATGTATTTGGGCAAGATGAACAAATTGTTGAAAGCTATAATGACAGATTTAGGAAGATTCAAGAAGCGTATGAGAGGATTAAAAGCTACACAAAAGCTTCTTAG
- a CDS encoding isochorismatase family protein, with product MQPFIKAKKTLFICIDVQERLLGLMAHKDEVIKNTNILLESAQILKAPLLITEQYPKGLGKTDNAIKLPPNAKVLEKTSFGIFGDKKIKDYIAKSKCKSLVFFGIESHICVLQSVIAAQDLGYECILAADALSSRNEINHNLALDFFRTQQGVNVLPTESILFAILGDSMHASFKAISALVK from the coding sequence ATGCAACCCTTTATCAAAGCAAAGAAAACTTTATTTATTTGCATTGATGTGCAGGAGCGGCTTTTAGGGCTTATGGCTCATAAAGATGAGGTAATAAAAAATACTAATATTCTTTTAGAATCTGCGCAGATTCTAAAAGCGCCTTTGCTTATCACAGAGCAATATCCCAAAGGACTAGGCAAAACGGATAATGCAATTAAATTGCCACCAAATGCAAAAGTATTAGAAAAAACAAGTTTTGGTATCTTTGGTGATAAAAAAATCAAAGATTATATCGCCAAAAGTAAGTGCAAGAGTCTTGTATTTTTTGGGATAGAAAGTCATATTTGCGTCCTGCAAAGTGTTATTGCTGCGCAGGATTTGGGCTATGAGTGTATACTTGCCGCAGATGCGCTGAGTTCGCGCAATGAGATTAATCATAATCTCGCGCTTGATTTTTTCCGCACGCAACAAGGGGTAAATGTGCTTCCTACAGAATCTATTCTTTTTGCAATTTTAGGAGATTCTATGCACGCCTCTTTTAAGGCAATCAGTGCGTTAGTAAAATAA
- a CDS encoding acetate/propionate family kinase yields the protein MNILVINCGSSSLKFQLIDTDTEKVLANGICDRIGIEGSVLQYKNKEGKKSEKKEAMPNHTKAIEMVLEALTNKQNGAISSLDDIRAIGHRVVHGGEFFKESVLINDTVIAHIKECSDLAPLHNPANLMGIDVCKQKMPNTPMVAVFDTAFHQSMPPQAYTYGVPYEWYEKHKVRRYGFHGTSHKYVSQRTTEFLGLDYHNSKIIVCHLGNGSSISAIKNGKCVDTSMGLTPLEGLIMGTRCGDLDPAILEYISKREDLDIQSILNVLNKKSGVLGISGVSSDFRDLLDADLGGNERAKLARLAFAYRVMKYVGAYCAAMNGVDAVSFCAGVGENAKFIRGMIVKHLEFLGVELDEEANNICGQEAIISTANSKVKVCVIPTNEELVIARDTRAIVSQLKD from the coding sequence ATGAATATTTTAGTCATTAATTGTGGGAGTTCATCTTTAAAATTTCAGCTTATAGACACTGACACAGAAAAAGTCTTAGCAAATGGTATATGCGATAGAATCGGTATTGAGGGTTCAGTCTTACAATATAAAAATAAAGAGGGCAAAAAAAGTGAGAAAAAAGAAGCTATGCCAAATCACACTAAAGCCATTGAAATGGTGCTAGAAGCTCTTACAAATAAGCAAAATGGAGCAATTAGCTCGCTTGATGATATTCGTGCCATTGGACATCGTGTCGTTCACGGAGGAGAATTTTTTAAAGAATCTGTGCTCATTAATGACACGGTTATTGCACATATCAAAGAATGTTCAGATTTAGCACCACTACATAATCCAGCAAACCTTATGGGTATTGATGTTTGTAAGCAAAAAATGCCAAATACTCCTATGGTGGCAGTTTTTGATACAGCATTTCATCAAAGTATGCCACCACAAGCCTACACTTATGGTGTGCCTTATGAATGGTATGAAAAACACAAAGTGCGAAGGTATGGATTCCACGGGACAAGCCATAAATATGTCTCTCAACGCACAACAGAATTTTTGGGGCTTGATTATCATAATTCTAAAATCATCGTATGTCATTTAGGCAATGGTTCATCTATCTCGGCGATTAAAAATGGTAAATGTGTAGATACAAGTATGGGACTAACGCCATTGGAGGGCTTGATTATGGGAACTCGCTGTGGAGATTTAGACCCTGCAATTTTAGAATACATCTCAAAACGTGAAGATTTAGATATTCAAAGCATTTTAAATGTTTTAAATAAAAAATCCGGTGTGTTAGGTATTTCTGGCGTATCAAGTGATTTTAGAGATTTGCTTGATGCAGATTTAGGCGGAAATGAACGCGCCAAACTTGCCCGACTTGCTTTTGCTTATCGTGTAATGAAATATGTAGGCGCATATTGTGCGGCGATGAATGGAGTAGATGCTGTGAGTTTCTGTGCAGGAGTGGGTGAAAATGCAAAATTTATACGCGGTATGATTGTAAAACATTTAGAATTCTTGGGTGTAGAGCTTGATGAGGAGGCAAATAATATCTGTGGGCAAGAGGCAATCATCTCTACTGCAAACTCTAAAGTGAAAGTGTGTGTGATTCCTACAAATGAAGAGCTTGTCATCGCACGAGATACAAGAGCTATCGTTTCACAGCTTAAAGACTAG
- the pta gene encoding phosphate acetyltransferase, whose amino-acid sequence MSFIDTIKTQARKNKKTIVLPETSDSRTIEAAVKILNEDFAELILIGEQEQILSTYQDNAQVLKKATFLHSSDTALLDELIELLVKLRAHKGMDKSKAREILVNDNLYFGAALVKAGRADGMVAGAIHATSDVLRAALQIVGTAPDSKLVSSFFVMVVPQCDYGLNGTFVFSDCGLCQNPSAEELAHIALSSAKSFASIMHEEPMVAMLSHSTYGSAKHPDVDKVVEATKIAKSLDKNLKVDGELQLDAAIVPSVGASKAKGSNVAGKANVLVFPDLDAGNIGYKLVQRFAKAEAYGPITQGMGAPINDLSRGCSADDIVGVVALTALQAK is encoded by the coding sequence ATGAGTTTTATTGATACAATTAAAACACAGGCAAGGAAGAATAAAAAAACGATTGTTCTTCCTGAAACATCAGATTCTAGGACAATAGAGGCAGCGGTAAAAATTCTAAATGAAGACTTTGCAGAGCTTATTTTAATTGGAGAACAAGAACAAATCCTCTCCACATACCAAGATAATGCTCAAGTGCTTAAAAAAGCGACTTTTCTCCATTCTTCAGATACCGCATTGCTTGATGAATTGATTGAATTACTTGTCAAATTGCGCGCTCACAAGGGTATGGATAAATCTAAGGCGCGTGAAATCCTCGTAAATGATAATCTCTATTTTGGCGCAGCACTTGTGAAAGCAGGTAGGGCTGATGGTATGGTAGCAGGAGCAATTCACGCAACCTCTGATGTATTGCGCGCAGCACTACAAATTGTCGGCACTGCTCCAGATTCTAAACTTGTATCAAGTTTCTTTGTAATGGTAGTGCCTCAATGTGATTATGGATTAAATGGCACATTTGTATTCTCTGATTGCGGACTTTGTCAAAATCCAAGTGCTGAAGAGCTTGCACATATTGCTCTTTCAAGTGCAAAAAGCTTCGCGTCCATTATGCACGAAGAACCTATGGTAGCTATGCTTAGTCATTCAACTTATGGCAGTGCAAAACACCCAGATGTTGATAAAGTCGTTGAAGCAACAAAAATTGCTAAGAGTTTAGATAAGAATCTTAAAGTTGATGGGGAACTTCAATTAGACGCAGCAATAGTGCCAAGTGTAGGTGCTTCTAAAGCAAAAGGTTCAAATGTAGCAGGAAAAGCAAATGTGCTTGTATTCCCTGATTTAGATGCAGGAAATATTGGATACAAACTCGTGCAAAGATTCGCAAAAGCGGAAGCCTATGGACCTATCACGCAAGGTATGGGTGCGCCTATCAACGACCTTTCACGTGGTTGTAGCGCTGATGATATAGTGGGTGTAGTAGCTCTTACTGCACTTCAAGCCAAATAA